Sequence from the Hamadaea flava genome:
GGCCCGGTTCGTCATCCGGGCGGCCGACCAGTTCCAGATCCCGGCCACCTACGTCCACCTGACCCACAATCCGGTGCTGAACGCGGGCGGCGACGCCGAACTGCCCGAGACCTACGCCGACTCGGTCATGGGACACCTGGCCCGGCACGACGAACGCGTGACGATCGGCTGGGAGTCGGAGTGGATGCGGGACCAGTACCAGCAGGTCTACGGCATCCCGGACGGCAAGACGCTGTTCGCGTACAACGGGATCCGGCAGGACTCGCCGAAGTTCGACCGCATCCCGCCGGACGAGGTCGAGGCGATCCTGCGATCGCTGGGCGTACCGCTGGATCGCGACCTCATGATCAGCTGGGGCCGGGGCGTCCGGGAGAAAGGCTTCGAGCTGTTCCTCGACGCGGCGGCTCAGGAAAAAGGCGTGCTCCCGGTCGTGCTCAACCCTCGCCCTAACCCGGCCTTGGAGGAGTACAACCGGTCGCTGGGCTCGCCCGGGCTGCTGCTGTCCGGCCAGGACGATCGTGTGCTGGCGGCGTTCTGCCAATGGCCGCGTACCTTGGCCGCGGTCTTCCTGTCCGAACGCGAATCGGCGTCCATCACCGGCAACGAGGCGACGCTCATGAACGGCGGCACCGGGCTCGTCGTGGTCGGCGTACCGGCCGGGGTCTATCCGGAGTTGATCGACGACGGCGTGGACGGGGTGATGGCCAAGGAGCGCACCGTCGCCGGGGTCGCCGAGGCGCTGCGCTCGGTGGTCGAGATGCCACCGGCGGAGCGGGCCGCGATGAGCGTGGCCGCGTTGGAACGGACCCGCCGCACCCGCGACTACCGGACCAACTGGCTGCGTTCGTTCACCGAGATGGTCGACCGCCACTTCACGGTGATCGGCCGGTCCGCCGAGCCGCGAGCGTAGGGGAGCGGCGCCATCGAGATCATCGGCCACGGATTCCTCGCCCACAGCCTCCAGCCGATCGCGGACCGCCACCCCGACGCCGTGGTCTTCGCGGCGGGCGTGTCGAGTGTCAGCGCGGTCGGCGAAGGCGAATTCGCCCGCGAGGCGGAGCTGCTCTACTCGGTCCTGCGCAGCTGCGTCGCCCACGGCCGCCGAATCGTCTACTTCTCCACGTCGTCGTCGAGCATGTACGGCGGGCAGGGCAGCACCGGCCGCGAGCGCGACCCGGTCTACCCCACCAACCCGTACGGCCGGCACAAGCTCGCGCTGGAGGGCGTCGTCACCGCCAGCGGCGCGGACCACCTGCTGCTGCGCCTGTCCCACACGATCGGCGTCGGCCAGCCGCCGCACCAGCTTCTGCCCGCATTGGTACGCCAGATCGCAGCGGGCCACATCCAGGTCTTTCGTGGGGCGCACCGGGATCTCATCGACGTCGCCGACGTGGTGACGATCGTGGACAGCCTGCTGAAGTCGTGTGTGGTCAACGAGGTGGTGAACGTCGCCACCGGCGTCGGCGTACCCGTGGAGGAGGTGCTGGACCACGTGGAGAGCCGGCTGCGGCCCGACCGGCCGGTGGTCCGCGAATATGTGGACCGCCCGAACCGGCATGAGGTGTCGATCGAGAAGCTGCGGCGGCTGGTGCCGGCCGTGGACGGCATGCGGTTCGGGCCGGACTACTTCCGGCCGGTCATCGATCGCTACCTGGAGTCGACGGTCGTGCAGTCGTAGGTGCCGCGTGCCTACGGGCGCAGCTGGCCGCGCAGGCGGCCGACCGCCAGGGAGAGGGCGACCACGCCGAGCCCGCCGAGGTACGCGACGGCGACGAGCAGGCCCGGGCTGAAGCTGCCGAGCGCCACCCCACGGACCAGCTCGATGGCCTGGTAGAGCGGCAGCACCGCGATGACCGGCCGCAGTCCGGCGGGGTAGACCGACAGCGGGTAGAACGTGGTGGCGAACATGAACATCGGCAGCATGACGAGCTGGATGTACTGGAAGTCCTGCCAATTGCGAAGGTAGGTCGTCGCGTAGAGGCCGGCGCTGCCGAACGCGAAGCCGATCAGCGCCGCGGCCGGTACGGCGAGCACCGCCCACGGCGAACGCAGCAGGCCGAGAACGGCGCTGGCGGCCAGGAACCCGGTGGCGGCGACGACGGCACGCAGCATCGCCCAGACGACCTCCCCGATCGCCACGTCGGCGACGCTCAGCGGGGTGACCAGGATCGAGTCGTAGAACCGTTCGTGGCGGATGCGAAGGAACACCCGGAACGTGGTCTCGCCGAACGCGCCGTTCATCGCGGCCGCGGCGAGCAGCCCGGGTGCCACGTACGCCGCGTAGGGCACCCCGGAACCGGCCACGGAGCCGATGACGGTGCCCAGCCCGAAGCCGATCGCGAGCAGGTAGAGCAGCGGCTCGAACAGCTCGAACGCGAGGTTCACCCAGGTCCGGGTGTTCACCAGGAGGTGGCGTTCGAGCAGCAGCGGTGCGCGGGCGCCGGGCCGGCGCCGTCCTGGGATCGCTGTCGTCGTCACGGCTCAGTCCTCCTATGGGTGCAGGACCCGGCGGTAGGCGATCCGGCCGCCGATCAGTCCGGCCGCGGCCATCACCACCAGGTACGCCACATGGCCGGCCGAGCCGAGCAGGGTGGCGGTGCCCTCGTTCAGGGCCCGGCACAAGGTGACGGCGTGCCACAGCGGCAGGAGCTGGGCGAGCGGGCGGACCGCCGCGGGCAGCGTCTCGACCGGGAAGAAGGTGCCCGAGAACAGGTAGAGCGGCAGCATCACGAACCGGTAGATCTGCGAGATGTTCTCCGGATTCGGCACGATGATCGAGAACGCCGCCATCGGGGCCGCGAACGCCACCCCGGTGAGTACGCCCACCGGCACCATCGCCAGCGCCCATGGGGAACCGGTGATCTCCAGCACGGCCATCACGGCGACGAAGAACGAGGCGTTGAGCGCGCTCAGTACGCCGACGTACAGCAGGTGGCCGACGAAGATCTCAGCCGGCCGCAGCGGGCTGTTCATGGCGGCCTTGTACGCGCCGCCGGTCATCGCGGCGAGGCGCACGACGCCGCCGGAGTCGATGAGCGCCGTCTGCATCGCCGAGGCGGCCAGCAGTCCGGGGGCGAAGAAGTCCAGATATGGCTGCCCGCTGGGCAGTCCGCCGGTGGTGTCGACGATGTGCCCGAGACCCACACCGATGGCGAGCAGGAAGATCAGCGGGTTGAACACCGCCATGACCAGCGCACCCCGCCAGGTCCGCCGGTAGCGGTACAGCCAGTACCCCAGCCCGCGCAGCGTACGCGCGGCCGCGGTGGTCGTCGCAGTCATGTCAGTCGACCAGGGTGCGGCCGGTCAGGGTGAGGAAGACGTCCTCCAGTGTGGACCGGCGGACGAGCGCAGACGTCGGTTCCAGTCCCTGGGCGTGCACGTCACGCAAGGCGGCCTCGCCGTCGGCGGCGTAGACGAGCAACCGGTCGGGCAGCTTCTCCAGGCGGTCCGCCCGAAGCTTCTCGGCTGCGGCCGACAGCTCCGACCGGGGGAATCGCAGCTCCACCACCTCCCGGGTGACGTGTGCCTCGATCAGTTCCCGGGGCGATCCGGCGGCGACGATCCGACCGGCGTCCATCACGACCAGCCGGTCGCACAACTGCTCGGCCTCGTCCATGTAGTGCGTCGTCAGCAGCAGCGTGACACCGCGCTCCTTGAGCAGGAAGACGCGGTCCCACAACAGATGCCGGGCCTGCGGGTCGAGGCCGGTCGTCGGCTCGTCGAGCATCACCAGATCGGGCTCGTTGACCAGCGCCCGGGCGATGGTCAGCCGGCGGCGCATCCCGCCGGACAGCTCACCGACCTTGGCGTCGGCCTTCTCGGTCAGCTGCACGAAGGCCAGCAGTTCGGCGGCCCGCTCGCCGAGGACCGTCTTGGGGATGCCGAAGTAGCGGCCGAACACGACGATGTTCTCGCGGACACTGAGTTCCTGATCCAGACAGTCGTCCTGCGGCACGACACCCAGCCGTGAGCGGATCCAGGCGTCGTCCACGGCCGGATCGGCGCCGAGGACGCGCAGCAGGCCCGAGCTGACCGGCGAGGTGCAGCCGATCATCCGCATGGTGCTGGACTTGCCGGCGCCGTTCGGCCCGAGGATGCCGAACACTTCGCCGCGGCGCACTTCCAGATCGATGCCGTCGACCGCGGGCACCGCCGCCGTGCCCTTGCTCTGATGGGTCTTGCGCAGGCCGCGCGCCAACACCATGGGCTCGCCGTGGGCGACCGTGTTCACTGCCACTCCGTGGTGCTCCTCGGCCGGGCTGCGCTGGACCGTCACGGGCCTGCTTGCCGCACAGTGCTCCGCGCAGCGCGACACTATCGAGACCGAAGGCGTTCAGTCGAGGCGTTCGGCGAACCTGACCGCACCGTCGGCGAGCACCGCGTCCTGCCAGACCCGCAGGCCCTGTCGCAGTTCGTTGCCGGCTCCGACGCTGGCGTTGTCGCCGACCACGACACCGTCGAGGACACAGTTCGCGCCGATGCTCGCCCCGACGCCGACGATGCTGTCGCGGATCTGCGTACCCGAACCGACGTGCGCACCGGCGCGGACGATGCTCGCCTCGACGGAGGCCCCCGGTTCGACCCGGGCGTCCTCGCCGATGACGGTGCCACCGGACAGCCGTACGCCGGCCGCGACTGCGCCGGGCATCAGCCGGAACTGTCCGGCTACGCCACTGACCGGTGATCGCATCACCCCGAGGACGGTGTCGGCCGACGCGCGTACCAGCGACTCCGGGCGACCGAGATCCGACCAGTACTCGGTGCAGACATGCCCGCGGAGATGCGCGCCCCTGGCCAGCAACCGCGGAAAGACCTCGCGCTCCGTCGACACCGGACGGTCGCCGGGGATCGCCGCGACTAGGTCGCGCCGGAAGGCGTACATGGCGCCGTTGACGTATTTGCCGCCGTAATCCTCGTCGGCGGGCTTCTCGACGAACGCCTGCACACGTCCGGTGTCGTCGACCGACACACAGCCGAACTGCTTGGGATCGGGCACCTCGATCAGCTGCAGCGACACGTCCGCCCCGGCGGCGCTGTGCGCGTCCGCGAAGCCGCGCAGATCGAGGGCGGTCAGGATGTCGCCGTTGACGACCAGGAGCGACTCGCCGTCACCAGGCAGGGCCGCGGCCGCGTGCCGTACCGCGCCGGCCGTGCCGAGCGGCTCCGGCTCGAACCGGTGATCCACCCGCATGCCGTCCCAGTCGCCCAGATAGGCCCCGAAGACCTCGGCCCGGTACGCCGTGGCCAGCACGACGTGCTCGATCCCGGCGGCCCGCGCCTGCGCGAGCTGATGGGCCAGGATCGGCACCCCGCCGACCGGCAGCAGCGGCTTGGGAGTGCTCAACGTCAACGGCCGCAGCCGCGTGCCCGCCCCGCCGACCAGGATGACCGCCTCGGTGACGCGGTCTGCCATGCCTGCCTCCCCGATGTGTGCGTGTCATCGTCGAAAGGTCCGCACGCACCGTAGAGCAGCCGTGGCCAACTGAGGATGTTCCGCAGTTGCGCGGCGACGCCTTGCCGATACCGGTCTTGTCCGGGAGAGTACGGCTGGGT
This genomic interval carries:
- a CDS encoding NAD-dependent epimerase/dehydratase family protein — protein: MADRHPDAVVFAAGVSSVSAVGEGEFAREAELLYSVLRSCVAHGRRIVYFSTSSSSMYGGQGSTGRERDPVYPTNPYGRHKLALEGVVTASGADHLLLRLSHTIGVGQPPHQLLPALVRQIAAGHIQVFRGAHRDLIDVADVVTIVDSLLKSCVVNEVVNVATGVGVPVEEVLDHVESRLRPDRPVVREYVDRPNRHEVSIEKLRRLVPAVDGMRFGPDYFRPVIDRYLESTVVQS
- a CDS encoding ABC transporter permease gives rise to the protein MTATTTAAARTLRGLGYWLYRYRRTWRGALVMAVFNPLIFLLAIGVGLGHIVDTTGGLPSGQPYLDFFAPGLLAASAMQTALIDSGGVVRLAAMTGGAYKAAMNSPLRPAEIFVGHLLYVGVLSALNASFFVAVMAVLEITGSPWALAMVPVGVLTGVAFAAPMAAFSIIVPNPENISQIYRFVMLPLYLFSGTFFPVETLPAAVRPLAQLLPLWHAVTLCRALNEGTATLLGSAGHVAYLVVMAAAGLIGGRIAYRRVLHP
- a CDS encoding ABC transporter ATP-binding protein, yielding MVLARGLRKTHQSKGTAAVPAVDGIDLEVRRGEVFGILGPNGAGKSSTMRMIGCTSPVSSGLLRVLGADPAVDDAWIRSRLGVVPQDDCLDQELSVRENIVVFGRYFGIPKTVLGERAAELLAFVQLTEKADAKVGELSGGMRRRLTIARALVNEPDLVMLDEPTTGLDPQARHLLWDRVFLLKERGVTLLLTTHYMDEAEQLCDRLVVMDAGRIVAAGSPRELIEAHVTREVVELRFPRSELSAAAEKLRADRLEKLPDRLLVYAADGEAALRDVHAQGLEPTSALVRRSTLEDVFLTLTGRTLVD
- a CDS encoding ABC transporter permease, which codes for MTTTAIPGRRRPGARAPLLLERHLLVNTRTWVNLAFELFEPLLYLLAIGFGLGTVIGSVAGSGVPYAAYVAPGLLAAAAMNGAFGETTFRVFLRIRHERFYDSILVTPLSVADVAIGEVVWAMLRAVVAATGFLAASAVLGLLRSPWAVLAVPAAALIGFAFGSAGLYATTYLRNWQDFQYIQLVMLPMFMFATTFYPLSVYPAGLRPVIAVLPLYQAIELVRGVALGSFSPGLLVAVAYLGGLGVVALSLAVGRLRGQLRP
- a CDS encoding sugar phosphate nucleotidyltransferase, whose protein sequence is MADRVTEAVILVGGAGTRLRPLTLSTPKPLLPVGGVPILAHQLAQARAAGIEHVVLATAYRAEVFGAYLGDWDGMRVDHRFEPEPLGTAGAVRHAAAALPGDGESLLVVNGDILTALDLRGFADAHSAAGADVSLQLIEVPDPKQFGCVSVDDTGRVQAFVEKPADEDYGGKYVNGAMYAFRRDLVAAIPGDRPVSTEREVFPRLLARGAHLRGHVCTEYWSDLGRPESLVRASADTVLGVMRSPVSGVAGQFRLMPGAVAAGVRLSGGTVIGEDARVEPGASVEASIVRAGAHVGSGTQIRDSIVGVGASIGANCVLDGVVVGDNASVGAGNELRQGLRVWQDAVLADGAVRFAERLD